GCGCCAGCCCGTCATGGCGAAGGCCTTGGCCGCCCCGTTCACGGTGATGGTGCGCTCGGGGGCTACCCTTCCTGGGGAGAAGTGGGCCCCCTCATAGATGAGGTGCTCGTAGATCTCGTCGGAGATAAGGTAGAAATCGTGGGCCTGGGCCAGCTCCGCCAGGGCCCTAAGGACCTCCTCCGGGTAGACGGCCCCCGTGGGGTTGTTGGGGGAATTCACCACCAGGGCCTTGGTGCGGGGGGTGATGGCCCGCTTCACCCGCTCGGGGTCCGGCACGAAGCCCTCCTCGGGGCGGGTTTCCACCTCCACCGGCACCCCCCCGGCGAAGCGCACCATCTCCGGATAGCTCACCCAGTAGGGGGCCAGGACGATGACCTCGTCCCCAGGGTCCAAAAGGGCCTGGAAGAGGTTGAAAAGGGCCTGCTTGCCCCCCACGGTGACGATGGTCTCCTCGGGGCGCACCTCAAGGCCGTTTTCCCGCCGGAACTTCTCCGCCACCGCCTCCCTAAGCTCGGGGATGCCCGCCGGGGGGGCGTACTTGGTCTTGCCCTGGGCCAGGGCCCGCCGCGCCGCCTCCTTCACGTGCTCCGGGGTGTCGAAGTCGGGCTCGCCGGCGGTGAGGGCCACCAGGTCCACCCCTTGGCGCCTAAGCTCCAGGGCGCGGGCGTTCACCGCCACCGTGGCCGAGGGCTTCATGGCCTTGACCCTTTGCGAAAGGCCGCGCATGGCATAAGTATAGAGGGTAGCCGCTAATAGAGAAGGTGGGGGCGCTTCCCGCTTTTTTCGGTTCCCGCACCTGGGATGAGGCGGACCCCCGCTCGGACTACCCCCTGGCCTGCTCGCCGATCCCCCTTTGGCCGGGCTGCGGGAAGCCCCCGTGCTCCAGACCGGGTGGAACCCTCCTGGGCTTAGGGGCGTTGGAGAGAAGGCAGCGGTTCGCCCTGCTCGAGGAGCCTAAGCGCATCGCATAAACTTCCCTTTGCGCCCGGGCGGTGGCGCGCTTGGAAGGCGCCCTGGTCCAGAGCCCGTCTGGAAAAACCCACCTGGAAACCAAGGCCGGGCGCCCGCTTCCCGTAAGCCGCCATCCGGGAGGCCGCTACGAAGCCCCCACCGGATGGAGGAGGGGCTCTTTCCCCCGGCTGCCGGCCCGCCGCCCCACCACCCGCAGGCCCAGGGGCTCCACCGCCGCCCGGTAACGGGCAGCCTCAGGCAAAAGCTCCCCGTCGGCGTGGGCGGGGACGGGATGGGAAAAGGCCACCTCCACCTCCCGTGCGGCGAAGGCCGCCACCTGGGGATGGGAAAGGTGCTTGCCCAGAAGGAGCCGGGGAAGGATGAGGACCACCCCGGGCCGGGAAAAGCGCCGGGCCAGGACCACGGAGAGGAGGCCGTCTTGGGGGTCGGCCATGGGGGCGATGGGGATGCCGCCGCCATAGGCGGGGCCGTTCATGGCGGCCAGGAGCAAAAGGGGGCCCTGGTAAACCTCCTTCCCCTCCAAAAGGATCCGGCCCTCGGGCAGGCGGAGGTCCTTGAGCACGCT
This genomic stretch from Thermus sp. LT1-2-5 harbors:
- the aspC gene encoding aspartate/prephenate aminotransferase — its product is MRGLSQRVKAMKPSATVAVNARALELRRQGVDLVALTAGEPDFDTPEHVKEAARRALAQGKTKYAPPAGIPELREAVAEKFRRENGLEVRPEETIVTVGGKQALFNLFQALLDPGDEVIVLAPYWVSYPEMVRFAGGVPVEVETRPEEGFVPDPERVKRAITPRTKALVVNSPNNPTGAVYPEEVLRALAELAQAHDFYLISDEIYEHLIYEGAHFSPGRVAPERTITVNGAAKAFAMTGWRIGYACGPKEVIKAMADVSSQSTTSPDTIAQWATLEALTNQEASRAFVERAREAYRRRRDLLLAGLAQLGLEAVRPQGAFYVLMNTAPIAEDEIKAAERLLEAGVAVVPGTDFAAFGHVRLSYATSEENLQKALERFQKVLVAR